The Vidua macroura isolate BioBank_ID:100142 chromosome 2, ASM2450914v1, whole genome shotgun sequence DNA window TGAAATGAGATCTATTCAGCAAAAACTGAGTACACACCAATTGCAAAAAACAAAGCTGGTCCAGGAGGCCAGTATGAGCTGAACTTATTTTTCTATGTCATCCTGAAGTACTGTGCTCATGTGAAAACATGCTGCCACAAGAATAATTTAGTAAAAAAGCTCTATCTCAGATCAAGACACGTAAGAGAGTGGCATGTCATCTTGCACAGGTGTAAAaccaaaatggagaaaaagttACACTGCATGAAACAGTAACAGAAAATATCAGGTTTCCTTCCCCAGAATCACACCAAGAccccttctcttttctttaataCTCTAAAGGCCAAGAAAtgattttcctccctttctttctcaCTGTTCCTTTTATTAGGTCCAACTATTTCCTGCCTTGGCTACTTGTACAGTTCTGGACTTTGCTTGCAATAATAATCACTCTCCCCTTGGCAGAGAAAGGACAGTTATTATTTTACAGACATCTTCAATAACAAAATTCATcagcacaaaaagcagaacACAGTGAACATTGAAAGAAGAGGTAAAACTTCAATGTGCAGTAAGATTAAGATTGTGCCATTCAATTCAAATTAAGCAGCAAACAAGACACCACCACACAAACAGTCAGAAAAGTCTCAGAGATCAGTAAAGATTGTAGTACTTTGTGTCTATGAGGTGCTAAAAAAGAAACTTCAGTTTTCTTAACTAAAAACATatgtttcagaagaaataaaagaccaAATCAAAGGAACAACAGCACATGTATTTGTTAGTTCCACAAAATGTATGCTTTGTAGAATACTGTGTAATAACAAAAACGATTCAGTAATACACAAATTCCCTGTGGGATTCGCTATTATTTTATACAATGTGGGAAACAAAGTGCCTTTTGCAGAGCTAGCATAGTAGTGAATCAAACACAAATCATACCTACAAGAGTAGAACCTAGAGTTCCCAGCTGGGATCAGAAATCATACTTcctaaaacaaaggaaaatgcattttagcCCTAAATGGTTCAGGGACAGGAAAATTGCCATGAAATTACAAACAGAAACAGATAAACAACTTGTGCAAGATCCATTGACAGACAACGGTAATAGCACACTGGAGAAGGAAGAGATATTTGTGTCCTCAGTTACAATGCCAGATACGTTGTCATCTTCTGCTTCCAGTTCCACGGGTTTAGTGCAACTTGGAACAGACCTGGTcatgccagcagctgcagtgccttTAAATGCAATAGCTTTTAAACACAGCCTTTGATCCAAAAAGTCCATTAATAATTCTATAACCAACACAGATCATTCTATATCTGCTACAATTATATACTGATTCTACAGGGACTTGTTACTGGCCATAGCCAAAGAAAAAACTTGGAAAGGTTTCAACTTTGACTTTGTCCATTAGTGCTACTTAGGTCCTTTAACAAAGGACACTAGGGACACAATTCCATAGCAGATCGTTCACACAACAGTGCATTTCACAGTAACAGCCCCTTCCTCAGCCTCTTCATGTGTTTAGGTACTCAGGTTTGTTCTTTACCCAAATATTGTCTCTTTTGCTCTTTCTACATGTGAAAAATACTCTTCAACTTTACAACCATACCAGTAATGAAAACCTGATCTACACAAATGTTACTGAAAGCTTTCTATTGTAGCATTTAAAAACTACAGGATGGCAtcctttgaaatttttcttgttagtttaaCTGTATTGTTTACAGTTAAGTTAATCTAAACATTGTCTTCAGTAACACCAAGTATATGAGCACCGAGTGTATCTTAAACTCTGATCAGACATGAATCACAGCAGCTCATGAATACTGCaacaaaatggcaaaaattCCATAGGATAAGAACTGAGAAAGGTGTATGGCACTGCTGATGTCCCAACAGTGAGCCGAACAGTTATATACCAAACAACTAACAACCACAAGTTTATGGGCCTCATTTCCATCAAAACCAATGGTCAAATCCTACTGCAAGGGCTTTGTTATTTTCCCAGTATATAATTGAAGCTTACAGTAAAATGTACATAAAGTTAAACCATACAGCTTTGTTGAACTTTATGTGGAGGAAATTGATGAAGGCGCTGTAgataagttttctttttttaggtttAGAATCCAAACTAAGAGACCTCCAAACAAAGTAACATGTACTACAGAACACtgacacacatacacacacgcGTGCACACGTAGCCATGTCCCCTGggattttgctgttgttgttcttaCTTTGTTTTATAGGCAATCTTTataaaagattaatttcatcATATGCATACTATATTAGAGGCATATTTCTAACCACTTTTAATATACTTTagaaaatcaaaacataaaTCTTGCCTTTGAAAACTTACCAATGCTTAATGTATTTAAGGCTCACTAAGCAACTTCAGGATTGTAATAGTCTCtacatttgaaaaatgcattaGTAAAgtttacagatttttaaaaacagttcaCCAGTctctcttaaatatttaaaagcttcCCTCCTCCATAAATGTATGCCAGCTTTTCTTTCACCTCTCTTTCATGCATCATTTCTATGTTGCTGTCTTTACAAAAGGAACAAAAGTatcaaaaaaccacaaacaataCTCAGTTGAAACTTAACAAAATTCTATTAAGTACTCAGGGTAGATTTGGTTGGCATCGAAGATGACAAAGATCTTTGGGTTCCAGGTATTATCCACACAGCTGTCATACAAGTTCACAAAGCTTCCATCTTTTGAAGGAGGCCTCATGTATTTTGAATCACCACCGATATAGTCACCAGTTAATACACGAGCAAGAAACATGACTTTATCTGGTCTGTGCAGATGAGGCTGCAGGTTCACACCATGAATCTGGAAAGTATCTCCATGCTTCATGCTCTCTTTGCAGAAATGGCTGGAGTATGAAGCATCTCTTGCAAAATAGGTccctttcaaataaaaaacatagaaaattaGATTACATTCTTACCATGAGAGCTTGACTAACAGAGCATAGCTatcaagatgaaaaaaaaagtcagttctTTTATGTTCATTAGgaatactttttttgttgtcaATTGTTGTATTATGACAATATGACCAAACATTTTTAGTGGGAACTTAAAATGAGAGATTGTCTTGTGATCAACACTGCTTCACTGAGCATCCCTTCTCCATGCTCCCTGGCCCTACCAGCCATTTGTGAGAATTGCATTCCTTACCTCATCCTTAATTACACTTGCCATAAAAGCAGAGCTGTATTAAACAGCTCTTGGGTAAACACAAGGCATGCATCACATAAGTACACACTACAGGGAAGACTTAATGTTGAGCTGTTAACACCATTACTGTTGTATGTGACAGCaatatttaccttttccatACACAGCAGCGTGCATCCCATTTATTCTCCAGTCAAAGTTATGAATACATATTGCTTCTACAAATTCATTACTGGTGCCATGAAACAGCATCTGCTCATTAATTGTTGGGAcacctcttttcttcttcagttgagcttttttcctacagaaaacacacaataaatacaaaaataagcacataataaataaataggtgTACAAACACACTAAATTACTTCTGTGAAAACACTGCCAAGGGTACAGACCTAACACATTCCACTTTACAAGTACCTAGATGACTCTAGTTTTTAAACACATCAGAATTCTTAGGGTACATATTTAGAAATCACACATTTCTGAATGCTGTAGGACTATTTTCCGACATAGTCTAAGATTTGAAAAAAAGGCCTTCTGACACCAATTTTATCAAAACTGTTCTTGTGTTATTAGTTTCAGTGTGGTCATTTTCAGCAGATACATCTTTAAAAGAAAGGTAATTTTGCACATTTTGTTTCCACCACCTGCTTTAATGTCATGGTGGAAGGGATAACAAAGTTGGCAGATTATAAAGCGCAATTACCTAGGCAAACCAGCAAAAACTGATCTATGGGCTAGTTATGCTGAACATCTGACATTTCTTCAACAAGGAACCCTCTGTTGTTGGCTGTTGATCTCTGACAATATATAAATGTAGCCTGGAGTAACTTATTTTGAAATAGGGGAATGGAACAAATTTATAGAAAAAGTGAATAATCAAACAAAAGATGTTCTGTGACAGTCCTTTACTATCTCTGACCAGTTCATTTCATAAAGCCAATTTAGAATTATCATTAATATGGGAACAACTGTAAGAGGCAAATGTGTTCTGACTACTACAGTGATGCAAATAATCATTCAAGCAATGATCAAATGTAATCCCTTATCTTATCaattaaacaaaacactttttcaaAACCATAAAGTTTAAGTGGAAATTGCTCCTCCTAAGCTGTTATATATATGGGGCACACTGGCAAGCTGGTTGTGCAGAATGCAGAAATGCCACAGCAGGACACTTTGGTAATTTGGAACAGAAATCAAGGAGTCCAACTGTTCTAAAAAGCATCATCTTAGCACCTTGTACAAGCAGTAACAAGATAATCCAGTTCAACAAAATTAACTTGATCCAGCACTGTGAAAATTCTTGTTTAGCCAATTCACTCAATAAAAGGTAAAACctacagcaaaatgaaatacCCAGAGATATGCTCCTTGTACCTATGTAAGCACATAAGCTTTTTGTAAAACTGGTCAGCAATCTCACTGATCAACACCTTTTTTTACTTGTTGTACTCCTCGACAAACCCAGACTGAGATGCTCGATTAAGCATCATCCTCTTTTCAACTTTCCTACCTGGGACACCCAAAGAAGTGCATTTGAAATGCTGGAATACTTATTTCTTTGTAATATACTAACAGGCAATAATTTCTTCACCAGTATGTGCAAGCCTACAGCACTGTCTTGTGACTcaagggcaggacctggcatTTTACCTTATTGAACCTCACAACTGCACTCAGCCCATCGATCtagcctgtccagatccctctggaaagccttcctgccctccagcagatccacactcccacccagcttggtgACATttgcaaactgactgagggtgcCCTTGATCCCCTTGTCCTGATCCCAGATAAAGATATTAACAACACGGAGCCCTGGGGAACCCCACTGGTGACCAGCTGGATTTaactccattcaccaccacttCCTGGACCTGGCTATCCAGATAGATTTTTACCCAGCTAACAGTGCACCTGTCCAAGCAATGGGCAGCCAGACTCTCCAGAAAAATGTTGTGGGAAAAGTGTCGAAGGCtctgctgaagtccaggtaaaaaataactgcagcctttccctcatccacttAGTGGGTCACACTGTCATAGAAGAAGGTGAGGTTGGTCatcaagcaggacctgcctttcctaaACTTATCCTGGCTGGGCCTGATCTCTGGTTGCCCTGCACATGCTGTGTGATGGCACTCAGGATGAGCTGTTCCTTGaccttccctggcactgagCTCAGCCTGACAGGTCTGTAGTTCTCTGGATCCTCCTTCCAACCCTTCTTGTCCATGGGCATCACATTTGCTCAACCCCAGCCACCTGGGACCTCcccagtgagccaggactgctggtaaatgGTTGAAAGTGGCTCAGTGAGCACCTTCGCATTTCCCTTGGTACCCTCCAGTAGATTCCATCCATTCCCATAGACTTGTGTGGGGTAGCAAgttctattttctctttaattatGAGGGCAGCATTTTGCTCCTCACTTCTGCCTACCAGGTCAGGGTCTGGGTGCCCAGATAACTGGTCTTACTATTAATGCCTTTGTTGCCTCAgtcttttcctcatcctttgtcACTATGTTTCCCCCATATCCAGTAAAGGATGGAGATTCTCTATAGCCCTCCTTTTGTtgatgatttatttaaaaaaatatttttttattgtcgTTTACATCAGTGGCCAAATTAGGTTCTAGCTGGGCTTTGGTCctaattttctccctgcaaaACATCTCAACATCTTTTACTCCTCCTGAtttgcctgccccttcttcccAAGGTCATAAACTCTCTTTTTTGTCTGAATTCCAGCCAAAGTGCTCTGTTCAGACAGAATGATCTTATTCCTCAACTACTTGTCTTCTAGCACATGAGGACagcctgctccagagcctttaGGATGTCCCTCTTGAAGACTGTCCAGCCTTCCTGGACTCCTCTGCCCTTCAGGACTGCCTCACAAAGGACTCTGTCAAACAATCTCCTGAACAACCCAAAGTCTGACCTCTGGAAGTCCAaggcagcagttctgctgaccctcttccttcctccatcaagaaaaaaaggaaacttaaCTAAAAGTAGGATAACTCTCTTAACCATTAACATATATAAGGAATTTCACTCCCTCACACATGTTGATATAGTTTTAAATTAACAATAAATGacatatctttaaaaaaaaatcatgtaacTTATGCAAGATTTTAGTATACATCTGGTTAGTTATTTCCTCACTCTTTAACTTAGTCGAGATTATTTtattagagtaaaaacatctttaAACCTTCTGATATGCACTCCTTCCTACAAgatacacaaataatttttgtcaAGTACAATTTCTTAAGATTGACACCAAAAAATAAGTGGATACCAAACTAGGCATTTCCTACTTCTTCCAGGCCAGCACAATATGAAGAGGGAAAAACCAAGAACTTAGAAGAAGGTTTTATAGGACATTAAACTTAACAAGAATTGCATGAATATGTGTTCTTTAGACACTTAATTCTGTCCTAGGCTTCATAAAATTGAGACATTTAACAAGACCAAAATATTCATTTACTTCattcagtaaaaattaaaataatacaagCCTCTCCAGGAATCATTTTACAAAAAGCTAATTTTTGTTCTCCTTATTTCACTGTAAGGATCATGGGCATCTACCACACAGATATTCTGAACATCTTAAATACATTATCTGTGCTACAGCTTTATCTAATGCATTTCTGCAAGTATTGAATTTGTGCATCTGTAGAAGCTACACAgtcttgaaaattaaattttgaataaAGAGAAatgacaaagaagaaaatttttaaaagttaaaacgtaacaaaaaattccattaataataaaaacagtTAAACATATTTCTGCTGCATGACTTAAAAACTTTTCTCCATTAACAATCCTAAAACTGTTGGTTTTAGAAATAATCTCACCTGCAAAAAAACTCCCACAAGTCTAGATTTTGTATTCTCTTAATTCTTTTAATTCGGTGGCTATCCATTGTTTTTCCAAAGAGACTAGAAACTTCATtatattcatttgttttcttttgcaatggaataagctggaaaaaaagacGTTAGTGCGATTTCAATTCGATGCATTGTTTCATTGTCACATGTTTTTGACCAAGTTGCCTACCAACTCTTACCTGGTATGGCTCCTCAGTATTTACATTCTCCCAGTGTGAAGGCATAGGGATAGCCTCATTTTCACAGATGAAACTTCAAACAAAAAAGGTAAAAGCACATCACTTCAAAGACATGAGGCATTTTCTTCCTGTCAAACTCCTGCTCCAAACAACACAGTatgcaaaaaaagcaaacccccaTGAAGTTTATACAGAGCTACTACAAAAGAGTGGTTTAAGTACATGCACTACATATATTGAAGCTCTTAAGCTTTAAAACTGGGACTAAAAGAAGGAATCTCCTGAAAGTAAAAAATGTCACCACATGGAAATAAGAGTGCTGATGCAATTATtcaaagaacaaagcaaattGCCACATCATTGTATGCACTATTTAGCAAATATCAACTGAAAAAATGTTGACACTTCAAAAACACAGTCTTCTTGAAAGTCAGTGTAAACAGATTGCTACTACATTTCTTATGACAAATgacaaatttctttttgaatttaTAACCACACTACAATTcagaactaatttttttctcaggaacTATCTGGGAAAACCCCCCCACATATCCCATGTACTCAATTTCACCTGTAATAGTAACACTGCATAGCTCAGTTTATTGTTTATTGAGTCCCAGATTTACATCAGCTCAGCTTTACATCTAATGACTGATAAAATGGTATGAAATTGACAATCTAAAGCAATTAGACTCATAAAAGAATCAttacaatataatttttttaactccAAATAATTTTAGAGTAAATGAGTAAAATATAGGCACAACATATAACTCAATCTCTTTTTGATGTTACAATAATACTTCTAAATAATATATGGAGTCAATGGATTCCATTTTTTGGTGCTGTTTCCCTGCAGCAATTCTGATTCAACAGGTATTCAGAGCGACTCCAAAAGcaaatgaatataaaaaataaagataaaccactttggtttcattttacttagaagaagcaggaataaaagaaaaataaagagtcTTCCTCTTATTTTCTTACCTGAATGAATTGATTGCAAAGGGAGCTCGCTTTATTGGACGTTGTTTAAGGGTAGTTAGGTTGATTTGTTTCATCACTGAGCATAAAACAAGAATTAGGATGAAATTTTTGGGAATTCATCTACAGcatataaaacatttaagtaTCATTTTTTGAAAGAATGTTACTACACCCTAAGCTACTTGACAGGAATTCCTATTTCAACAAGTAACAAATCAGCAATTTTCAATAAATGTTTCTAAATGTATTGTCATCTATATGAGTtggaaaaatgtcaaaatattaCACatacaaaacatttatttttaaaatacccatCTAACATTCAGCCCCACTAAATCACAGGAGGAACTTCCACTGACTTGAAAGGGGTGACAAAGAATACACTATCCTTAGTGTAAGACATCATGGCCTAAAGAGAGTAATataaaaattgttctttaaCATTTGCTTATAAGTGTAGGATACAAAACACAGTTTTTTATAAAAAGACACTTCAACACAAGTAAGCATAAAACTTGTTGTATTGCTAGATACCACCTTACTGCCAGTATATTGTTATTTTGCTCAGTCCCCACTTTCtgtctttgaaatatttgaaatttggaTACATATATTGGAATATGTGTTTATTTCCTTAATTTCCTATATTTAAGCATATAGCTGTTTTGTAatttaatcagaaaataaaCCATCTAtgaataaaaaactaaaaaaaaagttactagAACACATCTTTGAACAAAGAACAGATTACATTTATAATTCATTACATACATTAGAAACCTGTAATACTCTGTAATTTACAAGAACAGCATAAGGAAGATCTTTACAATCTACTAGTAAATCCTTTTGCCTATCTCCTTGTTATTCTGAGAACAGAACTGGCTTCAACTACCTGCTGAATTATTAAATCATTTTGATGCCAGTATTTTGCAGGAAGCCTCCTTTACAGCAACGTTTCTTATACAGGCTGAATGGAAgagattttccatttttcaagtTCAGGCAGTtgcacatgaaagaaaaaaggttcaACCTTCCCAGGTCAAGAGATGTATCCTACATGCCACTTGCAGCTGGAGCAAGCAGTAGGAACTCCAATGGTGCGCTAATAAACAAAACATGCTACTTCATTAATAAACTACACAAAAAATGTAACAGGGCAGCTGTTTATAAAAACTCCTATGCACTTTCCAGTAAAGAAGACATTCTTAACCATGTTTGCGCACCAGATATGAGGACAATAATCTGCTGAATGAACAAATGTGCTGGTGTATCTGAGACCTTCTACTGTTTAAATCTACTCTTTGGCAAGACACATACCTGAAAAGTCCAGTGTGTAGTTAAACTTTGAAGTGGTAAAAGACAGAGATCCATGGGGGTCTGTTCGGAAACTTCTTTCAATATCTTCACTGGTGATAGAGCAGTGACTGTTTGAGTCAGTcttcaaagtaaaagaaaaagcacattaaGACAAACTCAGCCATAGGTAATTTGATGTATGGAATCCATCAGAGCCAATATAACTTCATAGGTATTTACCTGAAACATATGCCATTTACCACACTCAGCCAAATAAAACCAGCCCCACTGGGTATCTGAGGTATCCATGTCTTCAACTGAACTTTCCATCTTTGCAAACACATCTTCTGATGGTCCTTGAAGCATTTCCTGAAACATTCACATacatacagacaaaaaaaagtttagaGAAACTTatacaaaaagcaaaataaagtgCATTTGCAAtaactaccaaaaaaaaaaaaaaaaatcctaccagGCTGAGGACAgatctgttctttcttttccacagaaaaaattCTCAATTTGCTACTTATCCAGTATTATCCTTTAAATTAgctaaacactttaaaaatcttCTTAATTGTCTGTAAAGTGTGACAGTAAAGGCAAGAGCTATAGCCTTTATGTGATCAAAGAGAGGTGCTAAATTTCATACTGATGGTTGTAGGATCAAGGCCACTCAGAATTATACAACAGGCTCTTAATTCATACTTCCCAAGAATGAGATGTTAGGGTTACATCCAACAGCTTGATGGAAGCACCTACTAGGTACTCACCAGCAGTGAACAAATCAGACTGGAAATCAATAgttgtaagaaaacaaattataacTAAGACAAAGAATACAATCATTTAACTGTGCAAGACCATAGTAGATTATTCCTTCCCATTGCTTGAAGAAGAATTTTCCCCCTAATGCACCCACTTAAAAATGGCACAGTAAAATTCTTGATACTCTGTACTTGTATTTATAGAGAAGGTTCACACCAAAAGCAAGACTGGCTCCCACACAAGCAATGACTACCACAGTTGGGATTCTGAAGGATGGAATAAAAAGAACTGAGGAAAGGATACAGCACAGGTCTACAAAATCATGACAAAACCAAATAGGGAGTGAAGaatcacattttcttctgacaTATGGAGGAGACACCTATTGAATGTTGCACATGTCAAGTTCAAAGTAAGTAAAACTTCATGAACCAGATGGCAACCTATGGAACTTTTCATGGTATGGAAGTTCAAAAAGTAGCTAGACAAGTTTAAGTCTACCAAGAGCTATGCCAGAATACCTTTAGAAAACAGTCCCTGCCAGAATTCAGCTCATTCTTGGTTTGTCAATAGAATTCTGAAAACTCTGAAAGTGCTCACCCCTATTTGCATGTATTTCCTAATGTGTCAACTTTCTGCAACAACCTCCCCAAGCAAAAATTCTAAGAAAGTTTCAGGGAatcttcacagagaaaaaacttGCCCCACACCCAGAAAAGGTCAGCAATTCATCCACTCTGTTTAAGCAAAACACTTTGGCACACTTCCCAAATATGTCCTCAAGTTCACTTTTTCTTCCAAGAAGTGAAACAACACCCTCCAGCACAAGTCAAACAATGTGCAGTTAGTATCCTGGATGCTTCAGTTGTTTCCTGGTCACTTCAACCCAGAAAAAATAGAGACTTGAAGAAGACAAATACTGGAGACTAAAAGTAGGCATCCCCGTTCCGGCCAGTGCTACTGGGGCAGCAGTTCAGAGCAGGAGGCATTTCTAGCACACCCTTCactcccccatttttcccaagcTAGTtgtgtttctgtatttgtttgaaaaaaaaaatctgagaaaccTCTTTGTGAGAATAGCTAGAGGTTGTACTCTAATCACCAAAAGCTCCAAAGGGTTACAAAAACCTAAATGCTTAGAGAGCAGAGGAAACATAAGTAGATCTCCAAAACATCACCAAATTGCAGAATCGGAGGGCAAACCTACTTCAGTGAAAATGAAAGCCTACCTACGGCTCCATGTATGGATTGCTGCCTCAAGTTCAAGCAGCACTACATAAAATGTTCATCAGCTGcacagaaaaagtattttgaaagaaataagaaaaccaTTCTCGGCTTCAGAGGGCATCTGTCAACATTCCTTCTATTACCCACAGCAACACAGCCACAGAGCCTACATTCCCTTGGTGTTAAAAGCACAACTGGCCAACATCTTTTGGTGAAAATCTTTCACTTTCAATTTGATTCTTCCTCTTGGATAAGTATTTGACTATGTTCTATCCTACTGAGAGCAGACAGAGGTAGGCTGCACTTTTTTAAAGCTGAGGAAAGCAACTCAGGCTTTTCTTGGTAATGTTTTGTTTCCTCATGTTCCCATTAAAGTGATGAGCTCAGTTACCTCCATGCCAGCATTAGGTCAGGATCTTGACTCTGATCAGTCAAACCAATGATGCCTTTTGAACAAGAGGACATGCCTTTACAAGCAGAGAAGGCATGATTATCTATGCCTGACAACACACTTAGAGTCCTCCAGGGCTATCTCAGCCTCCAGAATAAACCATTTACTAAGGAGATAGTTATTCCCATGGCTTTCAAAAATATGACATTCAACCCACATATATCACCCGCATCACAAAGTCTGGGGTAAGCGGGTAGATTCCAGGATACTTTAGAAGTATGGAGGAAACACCTGAAGCCATGAATATGTAAAGCCATAAAACGAAGAGAACTGCTCTCAAAGATgacacaaatccaaaatatttgaaagaattactgattaattcaaaataaaatgcacaCCATTTATAAGCATTAGGTACCATTTTGAGAAAGGTCTCAACTCCCATCATTAGCACTGTTTCTACTGGTCCAGGAGTTACCAGAACACATTTCTTAGGAAAAAACATCCTCCTAAACAAGAACAGTGCTTGTTGTGTGCTGTGACTGAATAGCTTTACTGCTACTGGCCATGCACTTCATCTTTTTTCCATAAGTACTTTATGTT harbors:
- the LOC128803577 gene encoding protein mono-ADP-ribosyltransferase PARP11-like isoform X1, with amino-acid sequence MDSVLEGAVTGVIATAAPGSTEREMLQGPSEDVFAKMESSVEDMDTSDTQWGWFYLAECGKWHMFQTDSNSHCSITSEDIERSFRTDPHGSLSFTTSKFNYTLDFSVMKQINLTTLKQRPIKRAPFAINSFSFICENEAIPMPSHWENVNTEEPYQLIPLQKKTNEYNEVSSLFGKTMDSHRIKRIKRIQNLDLWEFFCRKKAQLKKKRGVPTINEQMLFHGTSNEFVEAICIHNFDWRINGMHAAVYGKGTYFARDASYSSHFCKESMKHGDTFQIHGVNLQPHLHRPDKVMFLARVLTGDYIGGDSKYMRPPSKDGSFVNLYDSCVDNTWNPKIFVIFDANQIYPEYLIEFC
- the LOC128803577 gene encoding protein mono-ADP-ribosyltransferase PARP11-like isoform X2 gives rise to the protein MLQGPSEDVFAKMESSVEDMDTSDTQWGWFYLAECGKWHMFQTDSNSHCSITSEDIERSFRTDPHGSLSFTTSKFNYTLDFSVMKQINLTTLKQRPIKRAPFAINSFSFICENEAIPMPSHWENVNTEEPYQLIPLQKKTNEYNEVSSLFGKTMDSHRIKRIKRIQNLDLWEFFCRKKAQLKKKRGVPTINEQMLFHGTSNEFVEAICIHNFDWRINGMHAAVYGKGTYFARDASYSSHFCKESMKHGDTFQIHGVNLQPHLHRPDKVMFLARVLTGDYIGGDSKYMRPPSKDGSFVNLYDSCVDNTWNPKIFVIFDANQIYPEYLIEFC